GGAACAGGAGGCTACCTGTGAGCGGCCAGCAGGGAGGGAGAGTCTTACAGAGCCAGTGAAAGCTCTGCCATGCCTTGGGTATGGTCTGGGATCCACCCCCAGCCTCATGGGTGGGGAGCTGGCACGGTGCCTGCAGGCCTCCTGCCTGTCTGTCTCGGTGGAGAAGTGGTGTCTCGGGGGCAGAGGCGGGACTTGGGGGATCCAGGCAGGGGGCCTAGGCAGCTCACTGTCTGCCTGGCCCCAGCAGTCTGCAGAGGTGgccagctgggggctggctgccTGGAGCAGGAGTGCTGCCTGGAGAGCTCTTTTCTGGGCCTCGCTGGTCCCCTATCTTGTCCCCAGGAAGCCTCTGAGGCCTGGCTCGCAGAGCGGATAGCTGGAGTGCCAGCAAAGTCCAGGGCAAGGCAGAGCTGTAAAGCGAGGCTCCCAATACACTGGGGGTCCCGGGGCAGGAAGGACCTGACCTCATTTGATCTGGCCCAGGACAGTTCCCTTCCAGAAAGAAGGGGGCACTCACTGAGACCCCTGAGTACAAGTCTGGCCAGAAGAAGGCTGGGTCAGTCTCTAGATGGCCACAAGGTCTGGCCGAGTGGGAATGGGGACtcccggtgggcaggctgagctgCAGGTGGGTACCTTCTAGGTGGAGCATGGCCACGGCCTCCCGAGGAGTGTCCTGGGACCATGCCTAGTGAGCACACCGGGCGTGCTGGGCAGGACGGGCCATGGTGGGGACTGTGGGGCTGTGCCCCAGCCCAGCTGCCTGCCCACCTGTCTGTCAGGCAGGCCACCTGCGCCTGTGTTCACACGACCAGGGCTTGGACCGCCGCCCAGGATGGCAGAGGGAAGCGCCGAGTGGCCTGAGCTAGAAACAGAAAGCCCGGCGAGGAAGAGGCCCAGACTCGGGCGGTGAGGAGCTGGAGTGCTGGTCAGGACAGGCCAGGCCCTCCACCCTCCGCAGCTGCAGCCCAGCAGCAGGGCGGCCCGGGGCCCAGGCGGCAGGGCCCGCCCTCGGGAAGGCCGTAGGCCGCACAGCCCTCGGGGAGTCCAGGAGAGCCCAAGGAGAAGGTGACCttggccagcccagcccagcccagcccgggGCGCACAGGTCAGGGGTGCTGCGGGGCAAGGACCGAGCCGGGGGCCTTGAGGGGCCGCCGCGCAGTGCCGCCCCTGCTCCCCTCTCTCAGCCGCACAGCCCGCAGAGCCCTTGCTGCAGAGCCCGAGTGTGAGGGCAAGAATGCGGGCAcagccagccccctcccctccgccaGGATCTCCCGGGCAGGGCTTGCCCTCACACAGGGCGGGGCTCCGGGTGGAGCCGCCGTCTGGCCTTGACgcttcctgcttcctcctctcaGGCCAGCAGGAGCACCTGCCGCGTACAGCTGAGCCGCCGGCTCCTCCGAAGGGGAGGCCTTCCTGAAGACACAGTCGCCAGGCCCGCTGTACCCTCGGTGCCCCGGCCGCTTAGAGAGCCTCAGCCCCAGACGCTGGGGGCCGGACCCCGGGACTCTGGACACACACCCGCCCGGGCCCCCTGTGGCCACACCTCCTCGTTAGCACCGACCCCAGAAGGCTGGGGGCGTGGGGAGAGAAGGCCCCCGCCATGGCTGCTCCTAGACCCCACCTGGTCCCCTAAGGCCTGTTAGGTGAGAGGGGCTTTTAGGGCTCACAGGGGCCTCTGCCCCTTGTCCTGGCCTCCCCTTCCCCTCGGCGAGGTGTCAGGGAGCTGCAATTTCATTATCTGGGTCATTAGCTTCAGACCCTGAACTGAGGCTGGCCGGGTCCAGGACTGCTTCCCACAGGGTGGGCACCCTGACCCCACGAGGGAGGGAGGCCTTGTCCATTGAGCAGCCGAGGTGCCCGGGCCCTGGGAGGCCGGCTGCAGGTGCCCTCCCTTGCTGCCCTTTCTGCCTGGGGCCCAGGCCCCTCATGGCTGCCCGGGTCTGGTCACAGTGGGGGGCCTCCTGACCCAGCCTTGCCAGGGGCAGAGGACACCGAGCCTTAGAGAGGGGATGCCCCCCAGGGCGCCAGTCCAGCCAGCTGCCCCGCCTCTCAGGCCCAGCCTGGCCCCCGCGCTTCCCCGTCCGGTGCCCCCAGCAGCCCCCCGGGCGGGCAGCCCCCGCCATGGCCGAGCACCTGGAGCTGCTGGCAGAGATGCCCGTGGTGGGCAGGATGAGCACACAGGAGCGGCTGAAGCACGCCCAGAAGCGGCGTGCCCAGCAGGTGAAGATGTGGGCCCAGGCTGAGAAGGAGGCCCATGGCAGGAGGGGCCGGCGGAAGCAGTCACAGGAGGCGGCAGCCGGCGGCTGGCCGCAGAAGCGGGTCCTCTTCACCCCCAGCGTTGCCCTTCTGGAGGCGGCTGCCCGGAATGACCTGGAGGAAGGCGAGTGTGGGCCAGCCGTGCACGGCAGGCAGCCCTGTCCCTGTCCCCCGGCGCAGGCCTCGAGAGGTCCGCCAAGGGCGAGGCCCAGCGTCCTCAGCCACAGACCCCAAGTGGTGGGAGCCCCCAGGGTAGCCCTCACAGGCCAGCCTGCGGAGGGTCCTGCAGTGAAGGTGAGGCCtaggggggtgggcgggggcccTGGGTGGGCCCACAGGGCTTGGCTCGGGTGGGCTGGGAGCTGGCCAGTCTTCGCCGCCTCTTGCCAGGGCGCTGGGCTTGGCTCGGGACGCCTGCTTGCCTGGGTCCTGAGCCTCCGTACAGGAGTATGGTGGAGCCCACCTGGGCAGGTTAGGGCACGGGGAGCGGGGCTCCCCGTACGGGCTGGCCCCCTCGATGCctgctcctggctctgcctctgacttcttccttcttcccatcaGAACCTTCCCAGACGACAGGCCTGAACTGTGGGCGGGCTTCCTGTTCCTTTCCTGTGCCCACATGCTCATAGCCCCTCTGCGCTCCCGGGAGGCTCTCGAGGGCGCTTTCTGCCTCCCTCCAGGGCAGGGGCCTCTGCCGTAGAAGCTGGGGTGCAGAGGGCTAGGAGGGGCAGGGTGTGCCTCAGGCCAGTGCATGGGAGCTGCGGGGAGGAGGGTGCAGCCAAGGAGGGCCAGGCCTGGGCACCTTGGGCCCACACTCTTGGCTGCAGCGGTGCAGGGGTGGGCGGCTGCAAGTGCCagagaaggggtgtgtgtgtgtgtgtgtgtgtgtgtgagagagagaaagtggggaAGGCTGGGGGAAGCATGGGAGCTGACACAGGGATGGCTGACAGAAGGTGCCAGCACCCAGGCCCAGGGGGCGACGGTGGAGGTGGCTGTCACACAGGAGGGCCCTAGTGCCATGACTCAGGAGGGCGCCCTGCTGGAGGGTAGAGGCAGAGTGCTGCTGTCTGTACCCCGCTTGGGGGCCCAGCTCCTGAGCCCTCGGCCTGAGCTCTGGTGTCCCTCCTGTCACCTGTACCACTGCCTTTCTCCCCGTCCTCTGCTCTCCCGGCTACGCACAGCAGTCAGCCCAGGTATCCCAGGTGCAGGGACCTGAGCAGGATGGCGCTGGCCTGTGGCGGGACTTCTGTGCCCTGAACGCACCCCCCTCCTCTCTGCAGTCCGCCAGTTCCTCGAGAGTGGGGTCAGCCCTGACCTGGCCAATGAGGACGGCCTGACCGCCCTGCATCAGGTCAGCCTCGCTGAGGGTGCGAGGAGAGGACGGGGCCCTGGCCTGTGGCTCGGGCACTCAGGCCACGTGCTTTGCAGAGCTGCATCGATGACTTCCGGGAGATGGTGCAGCAGCTCCTGGAGGCTGGGGCCAAGGTCAATGCCCGTGACAGTGAGTGCTGGACACCCTTGCATGCCGCGGCCACCTGTGGCCACCTGCACCTGGTGGAGCTGCTCATTGCTCGGTAGGGCCCACTAGGAGCAGGTGTGGCTGGAGTGGGCGTCTCTATCAGGGAGGGGCTGCAGCTGGGCCAGGGGCAGGCAGGACCTTCCTTGCAGTGGGTAGTTCATCCGGAGACACCGCCCAGGCATCTCATCTCTGTGGGAAAGTGTGCCTGGACCCTGGCCTCTTGTGTCCCCACTGACCTTTGCTTACCCTGCCTGCACCCTGGCGTGCAGAGCGGGACGTGGGCCGAGACCACGGATGCTGCCACCCCAACGGAACTAGCACATACTCAGGGCAGTGTGGTCCTCCGCCTGCCAGGCTGCTCACACCATGAAGAGCATGggaactccttgaggacaggccTTGATCTCCTGCTCTGGTCTTCTGGCCTTCCCAGGGTCTGCACAGAGAAATGCCATTCTGGTCAGAGCCACGAGGGAGAAATTGGCAAGGGGGGGATACCTGGACACAGGTGGGGCCGTTAGCAAggagggcagagcagggctgGGCTCCTGAACACCTGCCTTGGTGAATGGAGAGGGTGGTCAGCTTCACCAGGATCCAGGAGTCCCCCACTGGCTGGCCTTGGAGCAGTCCGGGCAACAgtggtgggtgtgtgggtggatGGTGGTGGCTCCCGTTTGCACACAGATGCCTTGGAGTGGGACGGGCTGGGTGTGCAGCGTCACGGGGCAGCAAGGGGGTGCGCCCAGGCGGCCACTAGCCCCACGCCGTGTCCCTCCACAGTGGGCACCCAGCCTTGTGTTTCGGGCTCTCCTTCAGCTCCTCACAGCGCTCTCCTGACACCCAGGCTCTCTCCCCACCACCTTCCGCTGCCTGGGGCCCCCAGAGTCTTGGCACCCCCTCGTGGCAAGTGGGCCCACTGTACGTATTCATGGGGGCAGAGGGGTGCCAGGAACCTGAAAAATCAGACATGGTGGAGACTGCAGGACAGCCCACCTGGCCCCAGGACAGCATCCAGGGCCGAGGGGCTGCCTCTCACTGCAGCAGGTGAGGCCCGGGCCCCCTCTGAGGCAGCCCTAGGTGGAGGGCCTCTGAGAGGGTACTGGGGGCCTCCGCTGGGGGAGAAGGGCCCTGTGACCAGCGCCCCGTCCACCCTTCCCGCAGTGGTGCCGACCTCCTGGCAGTCAACACGGATGGGAACATGCCCTACGACCTGTGTGACGACGAGCAGACACTGGACTGCCTGGAGACGGCCATGGCCAGCCGTGGTGCGTGCAGCCCCGcccgcctgcctgcctgcctgcctgcccgccGGGGCAGGGGGGTGCGGGGTGCGGTGGGTGGTGTCCTGGGGGTGGAGCCCTGAGCCCACTGCCCCGCAGGCATCACCCAGGACAGCATCGAGCAGGCCCGGGCCTTGCCCGAGCTGCATATGCTGGAGGACGTCCGGACCCTGCTGCAGGCGGGGGCAGACCTCAATGCCCCCCGGGACCACGGGGCTACGCTGGTGAGGACGGGGCCGCGCGGGACCCAGGCAGGGGAGGCTGCTGCCGGCCGAACCAGGGCCGGGACTCAGGGGCCGGCGGTTTGCCTGCAGCTACACATCGCCGCGGCCAACGGGTTCGGCGAGGCGGCTGCCCTGCTGCTGGAACACAGGGCCAGCCTGAGCACCAAGGATCGCGACGGCTGGGAGCCACTGCACGCGGCGGCCTACTGGGGCCAGGTGAGCGCCTGCGGGGCGGTGGGGCCGGGCGGGCTCGGCGGCTCCGCAGGCTTCAGCAGCCCGGGCTCGCCGGCCCACAGGTGCACCTGGTGGAGCTGCTCGTGGCACACGGGGCTGACCTGAACGGCAAATCCCTGATGGACGAGACGCCTCTCGGTGAGCCTGGGGCCGCATCCTCCCGGTGTcgggggcgggcgggcgggcaccCCTGACCCTCCGGCCACTCCTTCTCAGACGTGTGCGGGGACGAGGAGGTGCGGGCCAAGCTGCTGGAGCTGAAACACAAGCACGACGCACTCCTGCGCGCCCAGGGCCGCCAGCGTTCTCTGCTGCGTCGACGCACCTCTAGCGCCGGCAGCCGGGGGTAAGTGCCCG
This DNA window, taken from Eubalaena glacialis isolate mEubGla1 chromosome 17, mEubGla1.1.hap2.+ XY, whole genome shotgun sequence, encodes the following:
- the PPP1R16A gene encoding protein phosphatase 1 regulatory subunit 16A isoform X1, giving the protein MAEHLELLAEMPVVGRMSTQERLKHAQKRRAQQVKMWAQAEKEAHGRRGRRKQSQEAAAGGWPQKRVLFTPSVALLEAAARNDLEEVRQFLESGVSPDLANEDGLTALHQSCIDDFREMVQQLLEAGAKVNARDSECWTPLHAAATCGHLHLVELLIARGHPALCFGLSFSSSQRSPDTQALSPPPSAAWGPQSLGTPSWQVGPLGADLLAVNTDGNMPYDLCDDEQTLDCLETAMASRGITQDSIEQARALPELHMLEDVRTLLQAGADLNAPRDHGATLLHIAAANGFGEAAALLLEHRASLSTKDRDGWEPLHAAAYWGQVHLVELLVAHGADLNGKSLMDETPLDVCGDEEVRAKLLELKHKHDALLRAQGRQRSLLRRRTSSAGSRGKVVRRVSLTQRTSLYRKEHAREAIVWQQPPPTSPEPSEEDEDRQTDAELRRPPPEEEDPEAARQHNGRVGSPPGRHLYSKRLDRSVSYQLSPLESTTPDALVQAKAPHTLAELKRQRAAAKLQRPPPEGLEAAESELPVDTETPQLECGSGAGGDPPLLKLTAPSEEARVEKRPCCLLM
- the PPP1R16A gene encoding protein phosphatase 1 regulatory subunit 16A isoform X2 translates to MAEHLELLAEMPVVGRMSTQERLKHAQKRRAQQVKMWAQAEKEAHGRRGRRKQSQEAAAGGWPQKRVLFTPSVALLEAAARNDLEEVRQFLESGVSPDLANEDGLTALHQSCIDDFREMVQQLLEAGAKVNARDSECWTPLHAAATCGHLHLVELLIARGADLLAVNTDGNMPYDLCDDEQTLDCLETAMASRGITQDSIEQARALPELHMLEDVRTLLQAGADLNAPRDHGATLLHIAAANGFGEAAALLLEHRASLSTKDRDGWEPLHAAAYWGQVHLVELLVAHGADLNGKSLMDETPLDVCGDEEVRAKLLELKHKHDALLRAQGRQRSLLRRRTSSAGSRGKVVRRVSLTQRTSLYRKEHAREAIVWQQPPPTSPEPSEEDEDRQTDAELRRPPPEEEDPEAARQHNGRVGSPPGRHLYSKRLDRSVSYQLSPLESTTPDALVQAKAPHTLAELKRQRAAAKLQRPPPEGLEAAESELPVDTETPQLECGSGAGGDPPLLKLTAPSEEARVEKRPCCLLM